The Erigeron canadensis isolate Cc75 chromosome 1, C_canadensis_v1, whole genome shotgun sequence genome segment AGTATTTTCGTGGTGTATCGACCAAATTCAATCGCCCGGACAGAAATGAGGATGCTCCAGCTCCAACACGTGAGTTGCATGTGTTCCAATCAGTATGTACGCCAATTAGCAAAAGTACAACTGTAGAGTTGAATCGCGTACTTCGGACGAAAGTTGAATGGTTTGTACTTAACAACAGCCCTGAGATTGCTGAATACATCAACGTAAGTGTACttaatttgaaaaatctttTCACATGTCGTCTTTTTAATGATTCCACTAAGATCATTAACATTCACAGTGAGTTGACTACTACCATGCCCGAGAATGATGCACAAACAACATTTCCTGACTGGTTCAAGGAAAAGGTAAACTCATTGTATGTGTTTCCCAACTTATCAACAAACATTTAAACCATTGATGTCTTTTTCTTAGATTAATCGGAGGGAAGTAGATGCTAATGCACGGCGTAGTAACCATGAGTTACATTCTTTGGCAAACGGACCAATGTTTGCAAACACTTACCCCTCTTGCATAGTTAATGGTGTGAGGTTTGTGGTTCAGAGTCGTGATGAAAGGCGTACAACTCAGAATAGTGGGATTTCAACACCTGGGATTGAAGGACAAAAGTTTTATGGTGTATTGGAAGAAATTCTGGAGCTAACTTATATGCGTGGTTACAAGGTTGTGTTGTTTCGATGTAAATGGTTCAAAACCGATAACCAGCATTGTGTCACCAAAAATAACATAACTAGTATTTCTACTCAATATGAGTGGTTTAAAGAAGACCAATACATATTGGCAACACAAGCAAATCAAGTATTTTACCTTGATGACCCATCTAAAAGACAAGATTATTGGAAGGTCGTTCAAGAGGTGAACCATCGAAAGATATGGGACAGGGATATCACCACAGAAGCTATTGAAGATGTCATTCATGATGACAATTCGAATGATCTTAAATTGTCTGCCAATTTGGATAATTTGACTTATTCTAGTATGAGTATAGGTCGTAACATCGAGGTTCAAGATATTCCTATTGCTGCCCCTCACGATGATGACGATTTTATTGATGATGTAGACAACAATGATGATTCTGATAGTGATacatctgatgatgaagttgataaTGAAAATGTTGAACGTGTTTATTCTAGTGATGAATCTGATTGAATTGGTACTGTAATTTGTATGAATTTAACTAGTtcagattaatatattttgcaTTATATCTTGAATTGgtattgtaatttgtaatttgAACGTGTTTATTCTAGTGATGAATATGATTGATTGGTAttgattttatttaacatatatatgtatgtattgtatTTGAATGTATGCCTATTgggttttatttataatgatCTTATGAACAAACACTAGTTTGTattgttgtatttgaattttcaGATGGCAGACGTTGTTGCGCGGGAACACGGTGGAGATGGCCAAGGTGATCCTCCACCGGGAGGATGGAACCCAGTCTCAGGTTGCGCGGCGAGTGGTAATAAATAGTTtactttatacatttttttattaatttgtttacttgaatctttttataatgtttttactGAAACTTGTAGGCCCTAAACCACGTGGCAGGACCAAAAACAAGAAGCTTCTATCAATTTGGGAAGAGAATGACCACAATCCATTGTCGATAGTGTTCCATTATGAGGACCATGCTACACTGAGGCCAGTTGGGAAAAACGCGAAGCACTTCAAGGCCCTTCTAGGGGTTACATTGAGGCAAACTGTCCCTCTCATGTATGATTCTTGGGATAATGTCCCCAAGGAGAGGAAAACTGCTATATATCCACAGCTTCAGGTTGAAACTATTTAAACTATGaagttgtaaaaatatactttattgctaattattttctataaaattcAGACCTACTTTGATATTGGGAGATACATCGGTCCCAATGGCGTATGTGACTCGTTCGAGAGAGGCATCAATAGGTTGTGTGCCTCGCTTTACTCGACTGCTAAGTATCAATTCAAATACAGGCATTTCACTAAACTCGGGGGGTACGACAACAGAGAGAACATTCGTCAGATTGTCCCCCCAAACATGGAGGCAGAAGCATGGAGTAACCTCGTTGACTTCTACATTCGAGATGACAACCTCCATAGGTCGAAAGTGAACTCGGATAACAGAGCTAATCACCATTACCCCTCTTACTAGGGCTCTAAGTCGTTTGTTGAAATACTCTATGAAAGGGTAAGtcataaaatttttttcttttgttgttttattGCTATCAAGTATacacattcatttcatttcatgtgTTTACAGAAAAAGCCAGATGGCACTGGTCTTAGTCTCATAGAGTTGTTTAAggaaaaacatacaaaaaagcTGCCAAATGGGACGTACTATATGCCTGAGCTTGCAATGCAACATTATGTAAGTACTTGTGTCATATTTGGAATTCTTACACTAAAGTACATGGATGCTAGTAAGTCAAATGGTTGTTACCTAGTCAATGATATTAGCATAGTTACAACTAGAAATATGGCTCATAATGTTTAGTGTTGTTTCTATGTTGGTTTTAGGCTGTTTGTTAGCTTATATATACGGCTGTTTTGGTGGTGTTTTACTGCAGTTTTAATGCAGTTTTTGGTGCTGTTTTTGGCTATTTTAGTGCTGGTTTTGGTGTCATTTAGTGCCGTTTTTTACTGCTGCTTTTAGTGATGTTTTAGGTTGTTTCTAGTGTTGTTTTAGGCTGCTGTTGTTGGCTGTTTAACtgttttgtgttatatatgtgtGCATAAAACTGCCAGTGAGAACCAATACCAATTTTAAGTGTAAAAAGTGTAACTAGCCATttgacttcaaaagtcaaacataAACTCTAAAAACCCTTTTGGTTTCTTAACTTGATAGGAAAAGATGAAAAAGTTGCTCAATGACCAAGAGGGTGTGGAGTACCCGATGACTGAGGAGGCTATCCTCGATGAGGTTTTGGGTAAAAGACGGGGTTTCAAGCGAGGACGTGGTCATATTGTATCTGGATACTCCTCTTCATCAAGTTCCGGGGCTGGTACATCTAATCCATCGGGACGTGTGTACACTCAAGCCGAAGTTGATGCATTCTTAAAAGCAACTTTCAAAGCAGCAAAGAGGGAAACAAAGATTCTAACTAAAAAGTGGACATAATGGCAAATGCTATGGCAGAGAAAGGATTTGATATTGTGTGGGAAGAGGAGGAggtagaagaagaagacgaTTCGGACTCCGACTAGGTTTGTGGCTGAAATATTTTGAGTTGTGGTGGAAATATTTTGTACTTGAATATGTCTTTTGTACTTGAATATGTCTTAAGTTGAATTTGTCAAACATTATGTTTAGCTATTGTTCGGATATGTTAAGTAGATTCTATTAATGGTATTTGTGGTAGTTTGATgacattgttgttgttgttgatgtttgATGAAAATCTGGATAGGGAACAGGTTAATAGACCCGGAAAAATTCTGGGCGGGAAGCTGCATTTGCAGCAGATTCCTGCCAAAATTTTTTAAGCTATTTGTGAGGACAGTCCTTACTAAAGTTTATTGTGAGGCCATAATATGTAATACTTTTGGTGAGGACAGTTCTTGCCAAACCTCGTATTTACTGTAGCAACATacgatatataatttaatttatacttttgaaatacagagaatatatatttttacgtatttaaataagttttttgaaattaaaactattttatttCTTGCAAGGACAGTCCTCACAACATATtattttctatttctatttcttttttctttttcttggtcAATGTCCTCACAATAACCAACAAATGTCCTCACCAGTTACCTATTGTGACGGGGCTTCAGTGACGAACCTTATTGTGAGGACATTTCCTCACTAACTACTTATTGTGAGAATATTTGGACTTGTTGTGAGGAATCTGTTCTcacaaaaaatgatttttgttgtagtgtaaCTCTAATTATATGATAACATAACATCAGCTTCATATATacaagagtaaattacattttttgtccttgaagttggcacgtttttcacttttcatcccttaagtaaaaaaattacaattttgactttaaagttgacagatttttttaatcaatgtccctcgccaaacgtcgttaagtttcagccgttaagtcggacacatgtgtcacacgtgagggactgaaactgcaaaaaaatgacaagttcagggacaaaaactgaaatttacttttctagttgtcatcatcttgattttctccggctgactttcgtcggaaaatttgccggaaaacttaaaatatcgatgtctcactcgtttcttcgaattaaaccacgaaaccaccaccaaacctctcaaaattaatttccgcacgaatcctataaccgaaacgagatccaatgaattggttgtcacacccgaattctttgtatctcaatctactaatctaactattataacaacttaataaccttaacgaCCAGTAAACTATATCAAAAACCTTACGATGAAACTAGCATCTAACTAAATcgccaaaaatgaaaggtaacgaatcgctatgaaacttaacacaatactagATGAATCAATAGTAAACTTGTAACAACTTTCAGAATGAGATTTTGACGTAAGGATTTCACGAACAAcggatttaaagtttctatacaaaatatataacaagagctataatcaaccaaatgacgaactgtaaattgctttgaacttctattacataaactaagaatCGGGTGACGATGATCAGAATTTTTGATCTGAAATATTTGAGTTGCAGGGGCTTGTTAGGCCTCCTGGTCCTTTCGTCCCTCTTTGCTTCctccttatatatatttctaattttctgatcttatgtctttgcctcattgacaaaaaccgaacccacgtgaaggtctctccccattttgtacttttctttttgatgCAGAGCTTATGGAATAATAAATGAGACACACCATTGGTGTCTTAGTAAGGAGCACGTACACCTAATCCAACATGGACTTATTTgcgaaaacaaaaatattgcaTTCTTGGAACAAGCTAAATCGTACAAAAATATtactcaaaatccatgttatgggtattttgagttttccagcaagtgttgaatctgaaatcttttggttaggattcgtgcgaaaattaattttgagaagtttggtggtggtttcgtggtctaatttgAAGAAatgagtgagatatcggcattttaagttttccgacgaaagtcagccggagaagatgaagatgatgataacaGAAAAGTAAGTTTCAGTTTTCGTccttgaacttgtcattttttgcagtttcagtccctcacgtgtgttgcacgtgtccgacttaacggctgaaacttaacaacgtttggcgagggacgatgattgaaaaaatctgccaactttaaggtcaaaattgtaatttttcacttaagggatgaaaggtgaaaaacgtgtcaacttcagggacgaaaaatgtaatttactctatataCAAAGACAATTGCTAACCTGATGCAATCGAGCTCTCTTCTGAaaatttttttgtctttatatCGATCAGCCTGCCACCAGAATAAGCTGTTCCACTTTCATAAGACGTAGCTGAGAAGTGAGCAATCTAGCTGAGAAGTGAGCAAAAACAGAAATTCTTAAGtatctaaaataacaaaaaaacatacttCATTCGCTGCATATTAATTTGGCTGCTCGAAAACGTCTTGAATGCTGTTTGCTTTTTGCCCATGGAGCAACACCATCTATATGTACTCTATTAGTGTTAAAAAgagattttaaatttttaaataataaaacatacaaACATTCATGTATAGGAGTTCGTGTGGTCACACCATCACAAAATGAGGTTCTATGTAATCAAACATGCACTTGAACACCACATCAAATGAGTTGAAGGAGGCTGCATACATTTAAAAAGGTATAATACATATTGATAACCTTTAACTTGCAAAACTTTACTACTAAAAGAAACCACAATTACGCGATGATCACAGGTCAATACCCGAAAGTTCAGCAAACTGAAACTAGAGGCCCTGACCTGCATTTTAACCTTATTACCTTGTGTTTGTTACCAGTTAATTACTACATTTCATCTCAAACTTGTACTCACTTTATGAATAATCAAGATATCATAAATATCTGTATATGACCCAAACAAGCTTTTTCTGTATCTGGCCATTATTACTTGAAAGACTTTGTGTGATCCTTGACTGCAAGTCTACAATTATGTCTTTTGGACTCAAGTTAATATCGACCTAACTCTAATTATGAATGTATTACATTCATAAAAGAAAGATCTTCAGGCATGCGTATTATATATGTGCTTCATTTTCCCCTGCTTTTGCATTATATATACAACGTGCACTCTATCTTCATTACTCCAAAATGGTATCCACTTCTCTTGTCATTTTTACACTATTATGCCTGTTTTCTCAACAAGCATCATTGGCCCACAATAATAGGAGTAACACGTTAATATGTTATGGACCCAAACAAGCTTTTTCAATATGTCAATACTGTTACTTGAAAGACTTTGTGCGATCCTTGACTACAAGTCTGCTAATAGATGTCTTGTGAACTCAAGTCAATAATGGCCTAAATATATGCtcataaaagattttaaggCATGCTATGTTATATATGTGCCCCATTTTCCCCTACTTCTACATTATACAACATACACCCTATCTTATCTAGTCCAAAATGGAATCCACTTTTCTTGTcatttttacattattataCCTGTTCTTTCAAACATCTAGCACAAGCAGCAGCAACACCACGATCATGGCTTCCTCAAATGTTACATGTAACCAAAGGGAGCGGAAATCACTGCTTGCATTCAGAAAAGGCCTGACTGACGAATCAAATCGTCTGTCAACATGGACCGGATTAGAATGTTGTGAGTGACAGGGAGTTGGGTGTGACAGGAGGCATGGTCATGTTGACAAACTTGATCTTCGATCTCCATTGTCTATCTTGGACGACCATCCTTTATACAGAAGGTAAGGTAAGTCCTTCCTTACTCAACTTGGAGCATTTGCGTTACTTGGACCTGAGCATGAACAATTTCTCGGGTCAAAATATTCCTGATATCTTTGGGTCTTTCAAGTATTTGGAATACCTTGACCTCTCTTACTCTGGTTTTGGTGGTGTAGTCCCTCCTCATCTAGGAAATCTCTCAAGGTTACAATACCTTAATCTTAACGTCGGAGATAGGTATGACGTTTTGTTGATGGCTAGGGATAATCTGCGGTGGGTGTCTTTGTTGTCGTCGTTAAAGCACTTGGATCTCTCAGGGATAACAATCGGTAAACATATTGATTGGTTCCATCCAGTTAACATGTTACCTTCTTTGCTTACACTAATATTGACCAGGTGTGATATCAATATCCCCTCCATAAAATCCTTCAATTTCACTTCTCTAAATTCACTCGATCTCTATAGAAACAACATAAGTTCGGCCATTCCTGTGTGGTTATCAAACCTTACCAGCCTCGTGTATTTAAGACTTAAAGAAAACAACTTCCATGGCCGAATACCAAATTCTATTGGAAACTTGAGCTCTCTTTCTATCATCAGCCTTTCATATAATCAATTGTCAGGTCCAATACCCCCCTCCCTTGGTGGCCTATCATCTCTAAGAGGGCTCTATCTTTATGAAAATCAATTGAGTGGGAGCATTCCGGCTAGTCTTGGTCAGCTTTCAAACCTCCAAGAGCTTCATCTTGAAAATAATGAATTGAATGGGAGCATACCTCAAAGCACTGGACAACTAACGAGGCTACAAGTGCTCTGGCTTGCAGGTAATCAATTGAGTGGGAGCATTCCCGCTAGTCTTGGTCAGCTTTCAAACCTCCAATGGCTTAATCTTGAAAGTAATCAATTGAGTGGGAGCATACCTGAAAGCATTGGACAACTAACGAGGCTACAAAAGCTCTGGCTTTCAGGTAATCAATTGAGTAGGAACATTCCCGCTAGTCTGGGTCAGCTTTCAAACCTCCAAGCGCTCTTTCTTTGGGGTACTCAATTGAGTGGGGTGATTTCCGAAATCCACTTCTCCAAACTCAACAATCTACGTGGATTGTCCTTGTCGGAAAATCCATTGATAACGTTGAATGTGAGCCCTCATTGGATTCCTCCCTTCCAATTGAAGTATTTTAGTGCATTCTCCTGCAACATCGGACCCCAATTCCCGAGTTTGATTCGGAACTCCACACATCTTCAACATCTAACTCTTTCAAATGCAAGTATTAGAGATAACATACCAGAATGGTTTGAGAGCATTTCCTCTCATCTTTTTTACTTGGATTTGTCGGACAATGAGATCAGTGGAAATCTGCCACGAATACGGAACAGATCACCAGACCCAATTTCAGGTATACtaattatatgatattaacttttttttttttttgaaaagtatactTTATTCACAAATCGCCAAACTCGCACAATAGTGGAGTGGCCAAGTATTACATACAAGTAATTACATATCaagggttttgatcatttgaaaactaaaattttcgtgaaaactagaaaactgtcaaacacactgtgatctgaatttaacacaatgtgttttaaatatgtttttcgaaaacacattgtgttaagttcatatcacagtgtgtttgaacaattttccgATTTACAACGTTATCCAAAACacaccgtgatttaaaacttaacacaacgtattttaggttacacaataaaaacacattgtgttttataaaaacacattgtgttaaattcatatcacagtgtgttttggtcagttttctagttttcacaaaaaatttagttttcaaatgaatatttcactACATATCAAACCTCAAAAGTGTTCCATTCTTTCCAACTAATGGTGCCAACTCTCGATCCATTTCTATACCATAAAAAGCTAGTGGTCTTGATATCTTGAAAAACCTACATTGATCTCCCGGTCTTGAAACCTCTTCTCGTTTCTTGTCTTCCATATGCACCAACATGAGACAAACATCACGCCTTTGAAAATCTTGCATTTTTTCCCTGTTAGGCCAACATGCTTGCTAGATTCGAAAATGTCTTTAACGGAGAAAAAGAAGAGTGGGCTTGTTTTACACCATTTGCTAACTCTGAACCAAATATCCAGGGCCATATTACATGAGCATAGGAGATGCTCAATCGATTCTTCCTCCTCCTCACAGAAGACGTAATCCAAGCTGCCAAAATTAACATTCCTTGCTCTAAGTGTTGTCATTGTCGGGACTCTATCCATGGAAACCCTCCGCATAAAGACGTTACATTTTTTTGTGACCCATTTTGACCACTTAAAAATATACCTCCCTCCATAGTCATTACCACCCCTTAAAAATTCTTTTACCCCTTTGATTGAGAAGTCACCGTTTTTTCCACCGACCCATGTCCATTTGTCCACCTGCCATTTCAAAACCACACTGTCCATCATGATCATTAACGCGTTCCATTCATGTAGTTCTTCGGTGGATGTTGGCATTCAGCTCCACATGCCCATGGTCCCGAAATGTCCAGTAGTATCAAGGAACCTTTCTTTTAAAAGacacttttttccttttcaagttTAAAAAGGTTTGGAAAAACCTCCTTAAGTGGCTGATCTTTTATCCAGCCATCAAGCCAAAACCGTATGACTTCACCATTCCCATAATCCCCTCTAAAACATCTATTTAAAAGTGCCCCTTTAACATTAACTTTGTCGATGCAGTTTACAATCGAATTCCATACCCCAGTTAACACTTTATTCCTTGGCACCGACTCCCAACATCGCTTTGTATTGTGAAGAGAATCAATTACTCTTTTCCATAACACGCCGTGTTCATTACGGTATCTCCAAGCCCATTTAGACAAAAGAGCTATATTTCAC includes the following:
- the LOC122590168 gene encoding receptor-like protein EIX1, producing the protein MNNFSGQNIPDIFGSFKYLEYLDLSYSGFGGVVPPHLGNLSRLQYLNLNVGDRYDVLLMARDNLRWVSLLSSLKHLDLSGITIGKHIDWFHPVNMLPSLLTLILTRCDINIPSIKSFNFTSLNSLDLYRNNISSAIPVWLSNLTSLVYLRLKENNFHGRIPNSIGNLSSLSIISLSYNQLSGPIPPSLGGLSSLRGLYLYENQLSGSIPASLGQLSNLQELHLENNELNGSIPQSTGQLTRLQVLWLAGNQLSGSIPASLGQLSNLQWLNLESNQLSGSIPESIGQLTRLQKLWLSGNQLSRNIPASLGQLSNLQALFLWGTQLSGVISEIHFSKLNNLRGLSLSENPLITLNVSPHWIPPFQLKYFSAFSCNIGPQFPSLIRNSTHLQHLTLSNASIRDNIPEWFESISSHLFYLDLSDNEISGNLPRIRNRSPDPISGILII